The stretch of DNA AGAATTCACAGTTTTCCCTTGAATTGAGAAAGAATCGTCCATCGCCTTGGAAGCGTAAGGTTTAGGTAATGGCGGAGCCGGTTTCGTGGCGGCTGGCGATTGCAAAGGCCGGGGGGTTTCGGCGGCGGGGACATAGAACTTGGATCTATCATTGATTTCCGCGGCATGACCGGAGGTGGTACCTTATCGCTCCTCGAGGCGACAAAATCGGTCACGTCAGAAAACGATCGAGTAAGCAATCCACGAGGTCTACTTAAAGCACCAACTGTGCCTCTCCGGGGGATGGGAACGGGCGTGCGGGACTCTCGCGACACGACCCTCGATTCCGATCGCGTAGTTACCGATGTCACCGCAGATGTGGCCTCTGAAAATGACCAGCTTTCAACTGGTGATCCAAATGTCTGTAGTGCTCTTACGGGAGCAAGCGGTGGAGTTAAGTCGTTAACGTTTGGCGAAGCTTCGGTGACGAGATCAAGATTCTGTGGTGTTAGAGTCAGCGACGGGTGCCCATTGCCCAATTCCAGTTCAGGAACAGGCGGACTTCCAGGTGATATTATATCAGAATTAAATGAAGACGCAGAAAAATAGCTTGTGTTCTCCGACATCCAGCTAGCTACGGAATCTCGGGGGGAAGTAACTTTGTCGTAGGGTACGCGCGGGGAAGTCGGCGGTGGGACATAACTATAGCTATTGTTATTTGAGCTGGAGGAAGGAACACCCCCGACATCTCGTCGAGCAGTCGAAACTGATAACGTTGACGTGGAGGATCCGGACGAGCCACGAGAGTCCAGGGGAAAGGGACTCCGTAATGTGTTTCCCATTTTATCGCTAAAATGCCCCGACGGGGAGAAGGGAGACAAGGGACATGACTGGTCAGGTGCTGAGTCTGAGAAGACGGACGAGGCTCGACTTGTGCGGCTGGATGCGTTGCTTAGGTAACTCTTTCTCTTCTCTGGAAGTTCTGGCGCCAGaccaatatcatcatcatcagaagGCGTCAAGGTAGGATGGGGCtataaagaaaaatgtaaatataGATTATAGAACTCATTAAAaattcatgatgggaaaacaaaagaaatgttttattaatcaatacctgtatttctgatacagctttctcttcatttacataaatatttctttcaattttcacggttaaaatgtcttgaatcaccaaaaatacctagtgtacattaacacttaaatgctgacatttCATCACCACAATACAATATTTGCGCCCGGATTGCATCGGATAGAAAATGTCTCGCCTTCGGCTCGACATTgtatatccgatacaatacagtcgctcatattgtatttagtacttacttcatggttggtgagtgcgtacgatttttattcacaagTTGTGAAGGATCActtaaacgaacgagtgagctaagtttaacgatccttcacaacgagtgagtaataaaaatcgtacaaacgagcaaataaataatttctttattatttaagtatagagatcataaagttaacgaggtaagtgttgATTGAGAGGTTATTAAACCATTGATCGGGAATAAAAGCCCCaaataaatagcaaaatatttttgaaataaaagaaatctttacgtTCCATAACTCGCTTGAACACTTTTAAGACTCTTAAACATTTTCTGAAGTATTTGTGGAGAAAAGTAAGcaataaaatatcaaaaactttgaaaaccatacaccagttaGCCGCCATGTTAACTAATTTTACTCCCGGCATTGGTGCACAGTCCACCCGCGCCAAAGCTCAACATAAtactagccaatcaaaaggctgatacgacaatttttcactagtgaagaaAAAGTACAAGTTTACACTAGTGAAAACATCGTAtatcctttttattttatcacGGAAATGTACGTAAATCTCTATACTTATATAACAAAGGCAATCATTCCATGGTTTGCAGGACATGCACCGCTGTCACGGTTTTAACAAGGATCATTACAAAAGTACTTTCGAATAGACAAaacaaaacgattttttttaaatctcttcCCTACCTTACGTTTTTCTGGAGCTAAAAGTTCATTAACCTCGGAAGACAAGCGAGACACCGATTTCTTTGGGGGCAATGCAGGGAGACTTCCTTCATAGGTAGAAGGATTTGAAATGGATTCATCTCCAGGTCGTGTTTCGTTTATTGTAGCGTTCGTTGGTGGGCCCCCTGACTTTGAAGTGTCCATATCCGAGGGGCTGTGGACTAAAATACTCTTGCGCTTTGGGGGGATGGCAGGAGATGTCCGTCcactgaaataaaacaaaggaaaagcaaGGAAACGGAAAGATGAACTACAAATAAACAACTTTGATTACATGTGCTTGTTTTTCAATAGTTGAATTTCAAGAAACGTTTCCAGCATGATGATAGTTAACCAGGAATgcaacttttaatttttttcttttcatatgcTACCActagtcctgggacagagtaatccgGCTAAATTGACGATTAAAGTCAATCCAGAGAAAATttggaattgtcgataatcgtcatttcagaggtagaggacatGTTGCACCATTGCAGGCTTTCCTCCGCTCGTTCCAATTCCGGTCCCAGCTGGTGAGCGCTCGCAATTCGGCGCAGGGAGAGCCTGTGTGCAGGCTAGTCTCTGAGGGAAACCAAGAAATGTAGGGAAAGAATGAAAGTCAACACCTACTTCTGTTGCGATGGAGAGGCCGGTGTGGGGTGTCGGAGAATACTGGCAGGCGACGAACTCCTATGTTGAATTTTGCCGGAGAGAACATTTTTGCGACGTATCGCTTCCGGAGAGTCAGCGGGAGAACTGTCTGATCTAGAACCCTTGACGGGAACGGGAGGAGCTGGTTCGTTGATCTCTGAAAGGACCTCGAGGGACTTTGATTCAGTTATCTtagaaaagaaaattcaaagaacaaaaacaacaacaacaacattagaACAGCTTCAAACTTCAGTTACCAGGTAACTCTTCACAGCCTCTGAATTCACTGGATCGGGATAGGACGTAGAAATATTGTGTACATGAAATTGAAAAACTGAATACTCATTCATAGGAGATTTCAGGactaaagtaatgtttaaagAACGAGCAGCAGTGGTTTATCGGGTTAAAAACaggaggcgtagccgagtgttttttgacccgataaaacacgtgctgcgagttttctGAACGGCTTCCAAAACATTCCACTAAAAGCGAGAGGAGAACATTGGCATAGAAGAAAAACAAGGCGGGCTTCATTACTATTTTTTAcataaagaattctaatgagaagtgttttatcgggttttaaGCTcgtgcacgtgacgttttaatCGAtattttgataggctgttaggctcatgaattattaattgtTACTTTGAAGATATATATCTCGAAAAGTTTAATCAGGAACAACTTAGGAACAGTTAGTGGACAGAACGGGTCATGAACCTGGGATctcggatctcaaggcaagcgttcaaccaacacgatctcttcctcaaatgaaggattatccttcattgtcagtttgtcTTAAATGAAGTACtttcctccattttgatcactctattgcaggacttgtggtagcaaataaaaagaaaaaaagtaaaagcagcccctggacagaatttgaacccggagcacccactgtGAAGGAACGtttttttatccacttaaccactaaagatcaactgactagaaaatgtgccgattatttaccaaaaataATTAGCCTGaaccttgattttaaaatggttagctttctcttgaagtttggtagcgacatttttcactgggtaagcttgcttcttagcggttGCTAATGCAAGTTTACATCGGcagttttggaagaaaaaattattgcattaataaaaaatgatatcctcgcagttagtgatgcgGTAgactagtggttaagtgaaagggttattaatcacactttcccaggttcgagtcctgcgagtccagacactagggtttggcttttaaaagaaatatgttcgtttcccatgatccctatcaagctttcagtgtccaaaatgaacgataatacttcacttggaagaaattgacaattaagaataatccttcaattgagggagagatttGTTGGTTCAACCCACTAGGATACGTTGCCTCCAAACGTACCTACGGCTCATTACGTGTGTTTACTTATGTTCATTGCTTTCTGAAGCAAGAACAGTTGAGCAGACTTGCGTTTTAAGTCCTGACCAGTTGTAAATCAGCAAAAAGAGTCGGAAACAACGTAATAGAAACGGACAAATCCGattatttgaatttttatttacataacaTGATTCGAAAGCATTGCACATATCTTTTGTTGAGGAGATAGGAACCCTAAATGTTGGCGGGTTTTCGGCGTCCTTGTGAGCAACTTTGTCTTGTCACACTAAGAACGGACACATACTGAAATTGTTCGTTTACCGGAACGTGTCGGTAAGTTGCAGGAAAACCAATAGAGTGATCGCTTCTTTCCTTGGAGCTGATTTCAACGATCAAACGATGGAATCAAAAGATCGATCAATCCATCAAAAAGTTTTCTTTACCTGGTTGGGTTCTTTATTGTACCACAAGCTCTGGCGAGTGCTTTGTTCCGACTGGCGTCTCTTCTTTGAATTAGGCGTCTGAGCAGCGCTGTGGACAAAAAGTCGGGTTTATTCTATGCCTTTCAGCCTTTTAAAAATCGAAAGGGTACAAAACCGTGCTAGTAAGGAGACTGGGGATAGCAGAACTGTGACGTCACAACAGAACAAAAGTTTTCCAGGGCCCGAATTTTCCGTTTTTAGATTTTGCTGGAACTGCTTCTGAGATGCGTTGCATTTGGTTGCGATGAtgctaaagacaaaagaacgaaATAATTTCGATCACTAAAAATCCCTTCGGTTCTGAATTGACTTCACTGGTCTGCTATTCCCTGTTTCCTTACTAGCGCGGTTTTGTAACCCCCCCCCAAGTGAAAAttgtgaaaaggctgaaaggcaTACAATAAAAATCGGTATGgattttttttggttgtttttatctcagaaaaccaTGTTTCACTtgagtaaattaaaaaaacctgTCAGATACACGTTAAGATGCTGCTTCTaatgttgttgatgatgatgattcaaATTATGACGTTGGTATGTTGCTTCTGTCACTAACTTTGAACCAACACACATAAATGACTAGATGAATATACCCTCGTAGCATTTCCGCTGGTAAACTGATCTTTCTATCTTCTTTTTTATCACGCAATGTTCCGTGCGGGGGTACGGGCGGTAGAGGAACCTGAAACACGTTGAACGAAAATTTGTTAAAGAAGAAGACACGCTGCGAGGTTCAAAGCCTTTTTCACACGCGGATATTTCTCAATCAACAGTGAATGCATACAGAGCTTTGTGATAATATGCAGAGACAAAAAAACCCCTAGGGGAAATCTGTTCATAAAACTTTTTAATCTGATATGTTGtttgctttcttgttttaaagGTCCTCAATCAGTTAAGCCGCCATGGAATTATCTTTTAAGGCTTCCGTCTTTTTGCCATGAATcttgatcgccatcttggattgcaAGAGAGGGAAAAGCCTTTTCTAACTTGTGGCTTCTGGACTAAATCCTTTTTATACTGAGAGGGAGTAAAACCCAAAATTTATGGCATTTCGTTAAAGAATCAAAACATTTCAGAAGATCTCCATCATTACCGGTAGCGTGTTCGGTCTTGGTGGCTTTCGGCGTTCTCCAGTGACTCGGACCTTCATATCAGCAAAACAAGTTTCCATCTTCAGATGGAAAGGACGAAGATCTTTAGTAGTTAATTCATCGTGAAGTTCGAGGCCTTTCTCCAAAACTTTGACCTGATGGAAAGAAGAATCTCAGAAAATTAGCACTATGACAATGACGAAAACGATTTATTTCAAAACAGGGAAGTGTGTTAACCTAACAAAATTTGTTGGAAAAGAAATTGATCTCCACATAAATTCAAGTTAATGGGACGACTATGAGCGACCACATGCTGATTGTGTGACATGCAGTAAGGTAGAGGGTCGAGTTTCACAGTTAAAGGGTTACTTTGATCACATGCATTAGTAATTAGTAATGCGAAGTGTAGACTGAGCCAATCAGCTTCGGCAGGTATTTCGCTGTCAATCAACTCCCAGGCATCGAGCACGAATTCCGCGCTCATTTATTCCTTCGATGCGAGCTAGCAAA from Montipora capricornis isolate CH-2021 chromosome 9, ASM3666992v2, whole genome shotgun sequence encodes:
- the LOC138016425 gene encoding uncharacterized protein yields the protein METCFADMKVRVTGERRKPPRPNTLPVPLPPVPPHGTLRDKKEDRKISLPAEMLRGAAQTPNSKKRRQSEQSTRQSLWYNKEPNQITESKSLEVLSEINEPAPPVPVKGSRSDSSPADSPEAIRRKNVLSGKIQHRSSSPASILRHPTPASPSQQNGRTSPAIPPKRKSILVHSPSDMDTSKSGGPPTNATINETRPGDESISNPSTYEGSLPALPPKKSVSRLSSEVNELLAPEKRKPHPTLTPSDDDDIGLAPELPEKRKSYLSNASSRTSRASSVFSDSAPDQSCPLSPFSPSGHFSDKMGNTLRSPFPLDSRGSSGSSTSTLSVSTARRDVGGVPSSSSNNNSYSYVPPPTSPRVPYDKVTSPRDSVASWMSENTSYFSASSFNSDIISPGSPPVPELELGNGHPSLTLTPQNLDLVTEASPNVNDLTPPLAPVRALQTFGSPVESWSFSEATSAVTSVTTRSESRVVSRESRTPVPIPRRGTVGALSRPRGLLTRSFSDVTDFVASRSDKVPPPVMPRKSMIDPSSMSPPPKPPGLCNRQPPRNRLRHYLNLTLPRRWTILSQFKGKL